One segment of Streptomyces sp. NA02950 DNA contains the following:
- a CDS encoding PLP-dependent aminotransferase family protein has translation MAESRVNSAEILGSDLHLELTRAGSRRTALMSALREAVRGGRLAPGTRLPPYRSLAADLGIARNTVADAYAELVAEGWLTARQGSGTRVAPRTAPPPPRRTGSRERTGGRERGGRPAATPPGTRRRRAAPAPRPTHNLLQGQPDAAAFPRTAWLASARRALTAAPNEAFGPGDPHGRPELRRALADYLARARGVRTDPDRIVVCSGFAHALRLLSGTRVLRPALAVESYGLAFHRSLLSSSGVPTVPLSLDAHGARTEELASHPALRTVRAALLTPAHQFPTGGPLHPERRAAAVDWARTNGGLVLEDDYDGEFRYDRQPVGAVQGLDPDRVLYLGSVSKSLSPALRLGWMVLPDHLVDVLLAAKGEREGWASALDQLTLADFLESGGYDRHVRRMRLRYRRRRDALVTALAERAPHIRVSGIAAGLHAVLELPPGTERSAVQAASWQGLALDGLAGYRHPDATTPPLEGLVVGYATPPEHSFPAALDALCRALPPEQPPPKTG, from the coding sequence ATGGCGGAATCGCGGGTCAATTCGGCGGAGATCCTCGGCAGTGACCTCCATCTGGAGCTGACCCGCGCGGGCAGCCGCCGCACCGCGCTGATGAGCGCGCTGCGCGAGGCCGTCCGCGGCGGACGGCTCGCCCCCGGCACCCGGCTGCCGCCCTACCGCTCCCTCGCCGCCGACCTCGGCATCGCCCGCAACACGGTCGCCGACGCCTACGCCGAGCTGGTGGCCGAGGGCTGGCTCACCGCCCGCCAGGGCTCCGGGACCCGGGTGGCCCCCCGGACCGCACCGCCCCCGCCCCGGCGCACCGGCAGCCGTGAGCGCACCGGCGGCCGTGAGCGCGGCGGACGTCCCGCCGCGACGCCCCCCGGCACCCGCAGACGCCGGGCCGCCCCCGCCCCGCGCCCCACCCACAACCTGCTCCAGGGCCAGCCGGACGCCGCCGCCTTCCCCCGCACCGCCTGGCTCGCCTCCGCCCGCCGCGCCCTGACCGCCGCCCCCAACGAGGCGTTCGGCCCCGGTGATCCGCACGGCCGGCCCGAACTGCGCCGCGCCCTCGCCGACTACCTCGCCCGGGCCCGCGGGGTGCGCACCGACCCGGACCGGATCGTGGTCTGCTCGGGCTTCGCCCACGCCCTGCGGCTGCTCAGCGGCACCCGGGTGCTGCGCCCGGCGCTGGCGGTCGAGTCGTACGGGCTGGCCTTCCACCGCTCGCTGCTGTCCTCCTCCGGGGTGCCTACGGTCCCGCTGTCGCTGGACGCGCACGGCGCCCGTACCGAGGAGCTGGCCTCCCACCCCGCCCTGCGGACCGTACGGGCGGCCCTGCTCACCCCCGCCCACCAGTTCCCGACCGGCGGTCCGCTGCACCCCGAGCGGCGCGCCGCGGCCGTCGACTGGGCGCGCACCAACGGCGGACTCGTCCTGGAGGACGACTACGACGGGGAGTTCCGCTACGACCGCCAGCCGGTCGGCGCCGTCCAGGGGCTCGACCCGGACCGGGTGCTGTACCTGGGCTCGGTCAGCAAGAGCCTCTCCCCGGCGCTGCGTCTTGGCTGGATGGTCCTCCCGGACCATCTCGTCGACGTGCTGCTGGCCGCCAAGGGCGAACGGGAGGGGTGGGCGAGCGCGCTCGATCAGCTGACGCTCGCGGATTTCCTCGAGTCCGGCGGCTACGACCGCCATGTGCGCCGGATGCGCCTGCGCTACCGGCGCCGCCGGGACGCGCTGGTGACCGCGCTCGCCGAGCGCGCCCCGCACATCCGGGTCTCCGGGATCGCCGCCGGGCTGCACGCGGTGCTCGAACTCCCGCCCGGCACCGAGCGGTCCGCCGTCCAGGCCGCCTCCTGGCAGGGGCTGGCCCTCGACGGCCTGGCCGGCTACCGGCACCCGGACGCGACCACACCCCCGCTGGAGGGGCTGGTGGTCGGCTACGCCACCCCGCCCGAGCACTCCTTCCCGGCGGCGCTGGACGCCCTGTGCCGGGCGCTGCCGCCCGAACAGCCGCCCCCGAAGACCGGCTGA
- a CDS encoding aminopeptidase P family protein, producing the protein MGEVQFEEDDVTEEPTPEALETPEAEEQPIQQRKNGLYPGVSDELAANMKSGWADTELYELEPIEQAPHTAARRAALSARFPGERLVIPAGKLRTRSNDTEFRFRAATEYTYLTGDQTEDGVLVLEPQAGGESHTATLYLLPRSNRENGEFWLDGQGELWVGRRNSLTEAERLLGVPVKDVRTVAEELKAATGPVRIVRGHDAGLEGALTDKVTGERDEELRVFLSEQRLIKDEFEVGQLQAAVDSTVRGFEDVVKVLDKAEATSERYIEGTFFLRARVEGNDVGYGSICAAGPHATTLHWVRNDGQVRPGELLLLDAGVETTTLYTADVTRTLPINGTFSPLQRKIYDAVYEAQEAGIAAVKPGAKYRDFHDAAQRVLATRLVEWGLVQGPVERVLELGLQRRWTLHGTGHMLGMDVHDCAVARTETYVDGTLEPGMCLTVEPGLYFQADDLTVPEEYRGIGVRIEDDILVTEDGNRNLSAALPRRADDVEAWMARLTG; encoded by the coding sequence ATGGGAGAGGTCCAGTTCGAGGAGGATGACGTGACCGAGGAGCCCACTCCTGAAGCCCTGGAGACCCCGGAGGCCGAGGAGCAGCCCATCCAGCAGCGGAAGAACGGCCTGTACCCGGGCGTTTCCGACGAGCTCGCCGCGAACATGAAGTCCGGCTGGGCGGACACCGAGCTGTACGAACTGGAGCCCATCGAGCAGGCTCCGCACACCGCCGCCCGCCGTGCCGCGCTCTCCGCGCGCTTCCCCGGCGAGCGCCTGGTCATCCCCGCGGGCAAGCTCCGCACCCGGTCCAATGACACGGAGTTCCGGTTCCGCGCCGCCACCGAGTACACCTACCTCACCGGCGACCAGACCGAGGACGGCGTCCTGGTCCTGGAGCCGCAGGCGGGCGGCGAGAGCCACACCGCGACCCTCTATCTGCTGCCCCGCTCCAACCGGGAGAACGGCGAGTTCTGGCTGGACGGCCAGGGCGAGCTGTGGGTCGGCCGCAGGAACAGCCTCACCGAGGCCGAGCGGCTGCTCGGCGTACCGGTGAAGGACGTGCGCACGGTCGCCGAGGAGCTGAAGGCCGCCACCGGTCCGGTCCGCATCGTGCGCGGCCATGACGCCGGGCTGGAGGGCGCGCTGACCGACAAGGTCACCGGTGAGCGCGACGAGGAGCTGCGCGTCTTCCTCAGCGAGCAGCGGTTGATCAAGGACGAGTTCGAGGTCGGTCAGCTCCAGGCGGCGGTCGACTCGACGGTCCGCGGCTTCGAGGACGTCGTCAAGGTCCTGGACAAGGCCGAGGCCACCTCCGAGCGCTACATCGAGGGAACGTTCTTCCTGAGGGCCCGGGTCGAGGGCAATGACGTCGGCTACGGCTCCATCTGCGCCGCCGGGCCGCACGCCACCACCCTCCACTGGGTGCGCAACGACGGCCAGGTCCGCCCCGGTGAGCTGCTGCTGCTGGACGCGGGCGTGGAGACCACCACGCTCTACACCGCCGACGTCACCCGCACCCTGCCCATCAACGGCACCTTCTCCCCGCTGCAGCGCAAGATCTACGACGCGGTGTACGAGGCGCAGGAGGCGGGCATCGCCGCCGTCAAGCCGGGCGCGAAGTACCGCGACTTCCACGACGCCGCCCAGCGGGTCCTGGCCACCAGGCTGGTCGAATGGGGCCTGGTCCAGGGCCCGGTCGAGCGGGTGCTCGAGCTCGGTCTCCAGCGCCGCTGGACCCTCCACGGCACCGGCCACATGCTCGGCATGGATGTGCACGACTGCGCCGTGGCCCGTACCGAGACGTATGTCGACGGCACCCTGGAGCCGGGGATGTGCCTCACGGTCGAGCCGGGTCTGTACTTCCAGGCCGACGACCTGACCGTGCCCGAGGAGTACCGCGGCATCGGCGTCCGGATCGAGGACGACATCCTGGTCACGGAGGACGGCAACCGCAATCTGTCCGCCGCGCTGCCGCGCCGGGCCGATGACGTCGAGGCGTGGATGGCCCGCCTCACCGGCTGA
- a CDS encoding ATP-binding protein has product MSIWWSLHLPREAASVPLARRLLLGTMETAGVDPEISYDLSVALSEACANAVEHGGADGTGGDYRVTAFIDGDTCRIEVTDSGPGFAQRGTVRRGPRTRSERRPATPRRPQHPHGPAPAQAEHGRGLFLIEALTDHVRYRDRPGRGGVVVSFDKILKWREDSLLRAS; this is encoded by the coding sequence ATGAGCATCTGGTGGTCACTCCATTTGCCCCGCGAGGCGGCGAGCGTTCCCCTCGCACGACGACTACTCCTCGGCACGATGGAGACGGCCGGGGTGGACCCGGAGATCTCCTACGACCTGTCGGTCGCCCTCTCCGAGGCATGTGCGAACGCGGTGGAGCACGGCGGAGCCGACGGCACGGGGGGTGATTACCGGGTCACGGCCTTCATCGACGGCGACACCTGCCGTATCGAGGTCACCGACTCGGGGCCGGGATTCGCCCAGCGCGGCACCGTCCGTCGTGGACCGCGCACCCGCAGTGAGCGGCGGCCCGCCACCCCGCGCAGACCCCAGCATCCGCACGGTCCGGCTCCCGCGCAGGCGGAGCACGGCCGGGGGCTGTTCCTCATCGAGGCCCTCACCGACCATGTCCGCTACCGCGACCGGCCGGGCCGCGGCGGCGTGGTGGTGAGCTTCGACAAGATCCTCAAGTGGCGTGAGGACTCGCTGCTCAGGGCGTCCTGA
- a CDS encoding carboxymuconolactone decarboxylase family protein yields MTTTTATTTATTTATTATTATAGPVPGTRPARVDFAKAAPKAFKALIGLDAAAREGLDPALVELVQIRSSQLNHCAYCLHMHTTDAREAGESPERINLVGVWEEAGDAGFYTEKEQAALALTEAVTLLPGGVPDEVYERAARHFGEAELARLIALIFTINAWNRIAVTTRKAPGKG; encoded by the coding sequence ATGACAACAACGACTGCGACGACGACTGCGACGACGACAGCGACTACGGCGACGACCGCGACCGCGGGCCCGGTGCCGGGGACCCGCCCCGCACGGGTCGACTTCGCCAAGGCGGCCCCCAAGGCGTTCAAGGCCCTCATCGGTCTGGACGCCGCCGCGCGGGAGGGCCTGGACCCGGCTCTGGTGGAGTTGGTGCAGATCCGCTCCTCGCAGCTCAACCACTGCGCGTACTGCCTCCACATGCACACCACCGACGCCCGCGAGGCGGGCGAGAGCCCCGAGCGGATCAACCTGGTGGGGGTCTGGGAGGAGGCGGGCGATGCCGGGTTCTACACCGAGAAGGAGCAGGCCGCCCTCGCGCTCACCGAGGCGGTCACCCTGCTGCCGGGCGGTGTCCCGGACGAGGTGTACGAGCGGGCCGCCCGCCACTTCGGGGAGGCTGAGCTGGCCCGGCTCATCGCGCTGATCTTCACCATCAACGCCTGGAACCGGATCGCGGTGACCACCCGCAAGGCGCCCGGCAAGGGCTGA
- a CDS encoding GAF domain-containing SpoIIE family protein phosphatase — MNPPHLPKVAGIDSSLPAPTQTADPVTPPAAPPDPGPDPDPGVQDRLAGWVSDLTTLHELTERLTRTDTLDDALHELLRAGAALVGAQRGLVALEPADGLGPVTTVGLGLGHADLGQIETIPRGSASAGHLLDGLPEPDGERRADVTHPDIASEADLDPRHREVAARLGFAASYAVPLDTFPAPEDPGAATPPGPAVPSPGPDADTVAGTVATADRAVPGDPTASGTDPVRGGPVRTGPARTAEGVPGIAAAVGATRPAGRLGAAAWLYDEPAEPGERQRHLVGLYCRYAAAHLVRLLELRRARAAIGTVQEELLPARLPRVPGVRLAVRHHPGPSGGGDWYDALPLPDGALGLSVGGVTGSGPSAVVAMGRLRASLRAYAVMEGEDPVAVLSDLELLLRLTEPARSATALFAYCEPGPRRVVLAGAGHCPPLITGERRTEFVETTLSAPLGMLSCWEAPSVEVEPACGETLLFYSDGLLHRTGGPMDRAFTRLQAAAASAPKAVRGDPDALLDHVLRTVLPGGVDTGDGTEDLVLLAARFD; from the coding sequence ATGAACCCGCCCCACCTGCCGAAAGTGGCTGGAATCGATTCTTCCCTCCCGGCGCCCACGCAAACTGCCGACCCCGTTACGCCGCCTGCCGCCCCTCCGGACCCCGGCCCGGACCCGGATCCTGGCGTTCAGGACCGTCTCGCCGGCTGGGTGTCGGACCTCACCACCCTCCATGAGCTGACCGAGCGGCTGACCCGCACCGACACGCTCGACGACGCGCTGCACGAACTGCTGCGCGCGGGTGCCGCCCTGGTCGGTGCCCAGCGCGGGCTGGTGGCGCTCGAACCGGCCGACGGGCTCGGCCCGGTGACCACCGTCGGCCTCGGCCTCGGCCATGCCGACCTCGGCCAGATCGAGACGATCCCGCGCGGTTCCGCCTCCGCCGGTCATCTGCTCGACGGGCTGCCCGAGCCGGACGGCGAGCGGCGGGCCGACGTCACCCACCCCGACATCGCGAGCGAGGCGGATCTCGACCCCCGCCATCGTGAGGTGGCGGCCCGGCTCGGCTTCGCCGCCAGCTACGCCGTACCGCTGGACACCTTCCCTGCTCCTGAAGACCCGGGCGCCGCCACCCCGCCGGGCCCCGCCGTGCCCTCCCCCGGCCCCGACGCGGACACCGTGGCGGGTACGGTCGCCACCGCGGACCGAGCGGTTCCGGGCGACCCCACGGCGAGCGGCACCGACCCCGTCCGCGGCGGCCCCGTCCGCACCGGCCCGGCCCGTACCGCCGAGGGCGTACCGGGCATCGCGGCCGCCGTGGGCGCCACCCGCCCCGCCGGACGGCTGGGCGCTGCCGCCTGGCTCTACGACGAGCCCGCCGAACCCGGGGAGCGCCAGCGCCATCTGGTGGGCCTGTACTGCCGTTACGCCGCCGCCCACCTCGTCCGTCTCCTCGAACTCCGCCGGGCCCGCGCCGCCATTGGCACCGTCCAGGAGGAGCTGCTGCCCGCCCGGCTGCCCCGGGTCCCCGGGGTCCGGCTGGCCGTCCGCCACCACCCCGGTCCGTCCGGCGGCGGGGACTGGTACGACGCGTTGCCGCTGCCCGACGGCGCGCTCGGGCTCTCCGTCGGCGGGGTGACCGGGTCCGGGCCGAGCGCCGTGGTCGCGATGGGCCGGCTGCGGGCCTCCCTGCGCGCGTACGCGGTGATGGAGGGCGAGGATCCGGTCGCCGTCCTCTCCGATCTCGAACTGCTGCTGCGCCTGACCGAACCCGCCCGCTCCGCGACCGCCCTGTTCGCCTACTGCGAGCCCGGTCCGCGCCGGGTGGTGCTGGCCGGGGCCGGACACTGCCCGCCGCTGATCACCGGGGAGCGGCGCACCGAGTTCGTGGAGACCACACTGTCCGCGCCGCTGGGGATGCTCTCCTGCTGGGAGGCGCCGAGTGTGGAGGTGGAGCCCGCCTGTGGAGAAACGCTCCTCTTCTACAGCGACGGGCTGCTGCACCGCACCGGGGGGCCCATGGACCGCGCCTTCACCCGGCTCCAGGCGGCGGCCGCGAGCGCGCCCAAGGCGGTCCGCGGCGACCCGGACGCGCTGCTGGACCATGTGCTGCGCACCGTGCTGCCCGGTGGCGTGGACACCGGGGACGGCACCGAGGACCTGGTCCTGCTCGCCGCCCGCTTCGACTGA